Proteins encoded within one genomic window of Jiangella mangrovi:
- a CDS encoding TraR/DksA family transcriptional regulator: MNAHAHDPHATIPSHVEARIQDALAEAAAMRRRQLDDLPAADGDATEAAYRARVAYLLSEVEAAQARLARGAFGDCERCGAVIPPERLELRPWTRLCVGCASR, encoded by the coding sequence ATGAACGCTCACGCACACGACCCCCACGCCACCATTCCCTCCCACGTCGAGGCCCGCATCCAGGACGCACTGGCCGAGGCCGCGGCCATGCGGCGACGCCAGCTCGACGACCTTCCGGCCGCCGACGGCGACGCGACCGAAGCTGCGTACCGTGCCAGGGTCGCCTACCTCCTCAGCGAGGTCGAGGCCGCTCAGGCCAGGCTCGCCCGCGGCGCCTTCGGCGACTGCGAACGATGCGGCGCCGTCATTCCGCCCGAGCGCCTCGAACTGCGGCCGTGGACCAGACTCTGCGTCGGCTGCGCGAGCCGATGA
- a CDS encoding LacI family DNA-binding transcriptional regulator gives MTIGVSMVAKMRDVAERAGVSLKTVSNVINDHPNVTPATRTKVEAAITALDYRPNITARALRSGRVGVVALAVPDLDSPFFAALAAAVGRAAKRHDHAVLVEQTDGDPDSERLALDGLRNRLVDGVLLWPTVVTTGIDGARPVVLLGGGPPGAVTAGADDLARDAVGLLLARIAAATMRN, from the coding sequence GTGACGATCGGAGTCTCGATGGTGGCGAAGATGCGCGACGTGGCCGAGCGGGCCGGGGTCTCGCTGAAGACGGTCTCGAACGTGATCAACGACCACCCGAACGTCACTCCGGCCACGCGCACCAAGGTCGAGGCGGCGATCACCGCCCTGGACTACCGGCCCAACATCACCGCCCGCGCCCTGCGCAGCGGCCGCGTCGGCGTGGTCGCCCTCGCCGTCCCCGACCTCGACTCCCCCTTCTTCGCCGCCCTCGCCGCCGCCGTCGGCCGGGCCGCGAAACGCCACGACCACGCCGTCCTCGTCGAGCAGACCGACGGCGACCCCGACTCCGAGCGGCTGGCGCTCGACGGCCTGCGCAACCGCCTCGTCGACGGCGTCCTCCTGTGGCCGACGGTGGTCACCACCGGCATTGATGGCGCCCGGCCCGTCGTCCTGCTCGGCGGCGGCCCTCCCGGGGCGGTGACGGCAGGCGCGGACGACCTGGCCCGCGACGCCGTCGGCCTCCTGCTCGCCCGCATCGCCGCCGCGACGATGCGGAACTGA
- a CDS encoding YdeI/OmpD-associated family protein — MEFTSILESSGGNKAGFVVPDAVVDGLGGGKRPKVAVTVAGYTYRSSIARMGERYMVGMSIDRRAEAGVTVGDTYDVDIVLDDAPREVDLPPDLAAALDAVPAAKEFWQTLSHSKQQWHVLQVTGAKKPETRAKRVETSVSMLAEGRAR; from the coding sequence GTGGAGTTCACCTCGATACTCGAGTCCAGCGGCGGCAACAAGGCCGGTTTCGTCGTCCCCGACGCCGTCGTCGACGGGCTGGGCGGCGGGAAGCGCCCGAAGGTCGCCGTCACCGTCGCCGGCTATACCTACCGCAGCTCGATCGCGCGCATGGGCGAGCGCTACATGGTCGGCATGAGCATCGACCGGCGCGCCGAGGCCGGTGTCACCGTCGGCGACACCTACGACGTCGACATCGTGCTCGACGACGCGCCCCGCGAGGTCGACCTGCCACCCGACCTCGCCGCTGCCCTCGACGCCGTCCCGGCGGCGAAGGAGTTCTGGCAGACGCTGTCGCACAGCAAGCAGCAGTGGCACGTCCTGCAGGTCACCGGGGCGAAGAAGCCCGAGACCCGAGCGAAGCGAGTCGAGACCTCCGTCTCCATGCTCGCCGAGGGTCGCGCCCGCTGA
- a CDS encoding CGNR zinc finger domain-containing protein — translation MDVQVRPMPMDTLVELVNGWGAEPRRAGARSDVPARAGHVHGAGLPRDLADRLTDADLVAFADLVFAIFDLPTTAERVGRISALLAGLTVRPDLVIDDGGGDGDGGGGVRVRPVWRTTADDALLAAALLALRDQLTGRDPGRLGICVDGGCADVYVDVSPAGRRRFCSVQCQNRARAADYRRRLRAAR, via the coding sequence GTGGACGTCCAGGTGCGGCCGATGCCGATGGACACGCTCGTCGAGCTGGTGAACGGGTGGGGCGCCGAGCCTCGCCGCGCCGGCGCGCGCTCGGATGTTCCCGCCCGGGCCGGCCATGTCCACGGCGCCGGCCTGCCGCGCGACCTCGCGGACCGGCTGACCGACGCCGACCTCGTCGCCTTCGCCGACCTGGTGTTCGCGATCTTCGACCTGCCGACGACGGCGGAGCGGGTCGGGCGGATCTCCGCCCTGCTCGCCGGCCTCACCGTCCGGCCCGACCTCGTCATCGACGACGGCGGCGGCGACGGCGACGGCGGCGGCGGCGTCCGCGTCCGCCCGGTCTGGCGTACGACCGCCGACGACGCCCTGCTCGCGGCCGCCCTGCTCGCGCTGCGTGACCAGCTGACCGGGCGCGACCCCGGCCGCCTGGGCATCTGCGTCGACGGCGGGTGCGCGGACGTCTACGTCGACGTCTCGCCGGCGGGCCGGCGCCGGTTCTGCTCCGTCCAGTGCCAGAACCGCGCCCGCGCCGCCGACTACCGCCGTCGTCTACGCGCCGCGCGCTGA